A genome region from Chengkuizengella sp. SCS-71B includes the following:
- a CDS encoding type II secretion system F family protein yields MLTMPLVIAVLIFLSVFIILVSFIPESKKIFSQYNKGNKKYLIQIQPIMIDIIGAMFVFIIVSLIFSIKWGMICLPIGLLLTRKILTLVEKWKFYFLRKKILEQLEGACLVISSTVRGGLTLLEAYRSTISYVQSPLKEEMEVIVNEVQFSGKSLSEALKSFSEKWKSPEIEILYHATYLAATIGGKEVPGVMQSVSNSIRERKQIDKKIKAKTTYQRLSAITISILPVAILLIFKFMAQDLYNTLLGDGRIFLIIGILIACLAWYFIFKIMNFEEF; encoded by the coding sequence ATGTTAACTATGCCTCTTGTCATAGCAGTATTGATATTTTTGTCCGTATTTATCATTCTTGTATCATTCATTCCGGAATCAAAAAAAATATTTAGTCAGTATAATAAAGGTAACAAGAAGTATCTCATTCAAATACAACCTATCATGATAGATATAATAGGAGCAATGTTTGTATTTATAATAGTGAGTTTAATCTTTTCAATAAAATGGGGAATGATTTGTTTACCTATTGGATTGTTGTTAACGAGAAAAATACTAACACTTGTAGAGAAATGGAAGTTTTATTTTTTAAGAAAAAAAATATTAGAACAATTAGAGGGTGCTTGTTTAGTTATTTCTTCAACCGTTCGAGGTGGATTAACGCTGCTAGAGGCTTACCGTTCTACAATAAGTTATGTACAATCTCCTTTGAAAGAGGAAATGGAAGTTATCGTAAATGAAGTCCAATTCAGTGGCAAGTCACTAAGTGAAGCTTTAAAAAGCTTTTCTGAAAAATGGAAATCTCCTGAAATAGAGATTTTATACCATGCAACTTATTTGGCTGCTACTATTGGAGGTAAGGAAGTTCCTGGTGTGATGCAGTCTGTATCTAACAGCATTCGTGAGAGAAAACAAATTGATAAAAAGATAAAAGCAAAAACAACTTATCAAAGATTAAGTGCGATTACGATTAGTATTTTACCTGTTGCTATTTTATTGATATTTAAGTTTATGGCACAAGATTTATACAACACACTTTTAGGGGATGGACGTATTTTTCTAATCATTGGTATTTTGATAGCTTGTTTAGCATGGTATTTTATTTTTAAAATTATGAATTTTGAGGAGTTTTAA
- a CDS encoding AAA family ATPase — MNILLCGDSLFVKDLMTKLQENQYKVAAIGTTASQSAHLLKSEGYDVVFLGFNEQESFALLEDYHLQNNVKIWVSLSSLSIQSWKRFAKIGAIAITRGSEIQTIKKYYWLSPEEIGDRKKIKLPTDVDQFKSQVLSVYSPKGGEGKTTISTYLSYYIAKYSKLKICIVDLDHTREGSDVARKFGYFVITEDNPNNVITNWNSFPEKHFRSWDKVSEYVTQTNLKNLYFISSPWNIEDEKYMTEQLIEKMTHVLKHHFDLIIFDMADDLRESNTKALELSNEIILISGIDLDMIDISSSFVHRTAKKLKLPIKKIRLVMNKVPKKLPYKVDDITQKIGLPKFGLIPYDPEIFKPRTEKIGIRDDLTKTPFGCSIYQLALSLLPEGTMIYSNRPKPWYKKIFNKKGAV, encoded by the coding sequence AAATCAGAAGGATATGATGTAGTATTTTTAGGTTTTAATGAGCAGGAATCCTTCGCATTATTAGAGGATTACCATTTACAGAACAATGTTAAGATCTGGGTCTCATTATCGAGTCTAAGTATTCAATCTTGGAAGCGATTTGCAAAGATTGGTGCAATTGCCATAACTAGAGGCAGCGAAATCCAAACAATTAAAAAATACTATTGGTTATCACCTGAGGAAATAGGAGATAGGAAAAAAATAAAACTACCTACAGATGTAGATCAATTTAAAAGCCAAGTGCTGTCTGTTTATTCTCCAAAAGGAGGAGAAGGTAAAACGACAATTTCTACTTATTTATCTTACTATATAGCTAAATATTCTAAATTAAAAATTTGTATTGTTGATTTAGATCATACTAGAGAGGGCAGTGATGTAGCTAGGAAATTTGGATATTTTGTCATCACTGAAGATAACCCAAACAATGTGATTACAAATTGGAACTCATTTCCTGAGAAACACTTTAGATCATGGGATAAGGTTTCAGAGTATGTAACACAGACAAACTTAAAAAATTTATATTTTATTTCCTCGCCTTGGAACATTGAGGATGAAAAATATATGACAGAACAATTAATTGAAAAAATGACTCATGTTTTAAAGCACCATTTTGATTTGATTATATTTGATATGGCAGATGATTTAAGGGAGAGTAATACTAAGGCTTTAGAATTAAGCAATGAAATTATTCTAATTAGTGGCATTGATTTAGATATGATCGACATTTCATCTTCTTTTGTTCACAGAACGGCTAAAAAGTTGAAATTACCTATTAAAAAAATTCGACTAGTCATGAACAAAGTACCCAAAAAACTACCTTATAAAGTAGATGATATTACACAAAAAATTGGCTTGCCTAAATTTGGATTGATTCCTTATGATCCTGAAATATTTAAACCTAGAACAGAAAAAATAGGCATAAGAGATGACTTAACGAAAACCCCTTTTGGATGTAGTATTTATCAACTTGCACTATCTCTTTTACCTGAAGGTACAATGATATATTCAAATAGGCCAAAACCATGGTATAAAAAAATATTTAACAAAAAAGGGGCTGTTTAA